The Carassius auratus strain Wakin chromosome 40, ASM336829v1, whole genome shotgun sequence genome has a segment encoding these proteins:
- the mipepa gene encoding mitochondrial intermediate peptidase has translation MSVYRPLVCVLRHGTAARAWRTVTTWSPVGAAFNARVHRRLDLFHQNVGLFGVPELSSAGGFELVQDRALQETQQLLEKVCRCPPGAQTVEIFDKLSDSLCRVADMADFIKVAHPDPSYREAAEKTCINIGTMVERLNTNVDLCKSLKDLLDNQEIVSKLDPETRRVAELFMFDFEISGIHLDKKKRKEAVNLNVKLLDLSNQFLMSCHMPNRIEKRVLPEHIHQHFTKDGNYIQIGGLNADAPDDLVREVAYKVFLYPNENVMHILEELLACRNKLARLVGYESYAHRALKGTMAKSPEAVMSFLQQITDKLSDRTKKDFEMMREMKMKLNPRNPELMPWDHPYFSGVIRAERFNIEPSLYSPYFSLGACMEGLNGLFTQLYGVSLLAEQPSVGEVWSEDVRKLAVVHETEGLLGYIYCDFFYRPDKPHQDCHFTIRGGRQLEDGQYQLPIVVLMLNLPHPTRSAPTLLSPGMMENLFHEMGHAMHSMLGRTRYQHVTGTRCVTDFAEVPSILMEYFAADYRVISQFARHYQTGQPLPQSMVARLCESKKVCGAADTQLQVFYAIMDQVYHGKPQNRSTTDIMIDMQKKYYGLPYVTNTAWQLRFSHLVGYGAKYYSYLMSRAVASMVWKQCFYKDPLNRETGERYRREMLAHGGGKEPMLMVEGMLQKRPSIEDFVSALVSDLDPDFETFIMDSES, from the exons ATGTCCGTGTACAGACCGCTGGTGTGTGTGCTCCGGCACGGGACAGCAGCGCGCGCCTGGAGGACAGTCACCACCTGGTCACCTGTAGGTGCTGCTTTCAATGCCAGAGTCCACAGGAGACTAGACCTCTTCCACCAAAACGTA ggtCTGTTTGGAGTCCCGGAGCTCAGCTCTGCGGGGGGCTTCGAGCTGGTCCAGGACAGAGCTCTGCAGGAGACTCAGCAGCTGCTGGAGAAGGTCTGTCGCTGTCCTCCAGGAGCCCAGACCGTGGAGATATTTGACAAACTGTCAGACAGCCTGTGCCGAGTGGCAGACATG gCAGACTTCATTAAAGTAGCACATCCCGACCCGTCATACCGGGAGGCTGCAGAAAAGACTTGTATAAACATTGGCACTATGGTGGAGAG ACTCAATACCAATGTTGATCTGTGTAAGAGCTTAAAGGACCTGCTGGATAACCAAGAGATCGTTTCCAAGCTGGACCCAGAAACCAG AAGAGTGGCTGAACTGTTTATGTTTGACTTCGAGATAAGTGGAATCCATCTGGATAAAAAAAAG AGGAAAGAGGCTGTGAACCTGAATGTGAAGCTGTTGGATCTGAGCAATCAGTTTCTGATGAGCTGCCACATGCCCAACCGAATCGAGAAGAGAGTTCTTCCTGAACACATTCACCAGCACTTCACTAAAGACGGGAATTACATTCAGATCGGAGGCCTGAACGCAGATGCGCCTGATGATCTG GTCAGGGAAGTTGCGTATAAAGTTTTCCTCTAcccaaatgaaaatgtgatgcaCATACTTGAGGAGCTGCTGGCCTGTAGAAATAAACTGGCTCGCTTGGTTGGTTATGAATCGTATGCACACAGAGCATTGAAAGGAACCATGGCCAAAAGCCCAG AGGCAGTTATGAGTTTTTTACAGCAGATCACAGACAAGCTCTCAGACAG GACGAAAAAGGATTTTGAAATGATGAGGGAAATGAAGATGAAACTCAACCCCAGAAATCCC GAGCTAATGCCATGGGACCATCCGTATTTCAGTGGTGTGATACGTGCAGAAAG ATTCAACATCGAGCCAAGCCTGTACAGTCCGTACTTCTCTCTGGGAGCGTGTATGGAAGGTCTGAATGGTCTTTTCACACAGCTGTATGGTGTATCTCTGCTGGCTGAGCAGCCCAGTGTTGGGGAGGTCTGGAGCGAAGATGTGCGCAAGCTG GCTGTGGTGCATGAAACAGAGGGACTGCTGGGATACATCTACTGTGACTTCTTCTACAGACCGGACAAACCTCACCAG GACTGCCACTTCACTATTCGTGGTGGAAGGCAGCTGGAAGACGGACAGTATCAGCTGCCGATAGTTGTCCTGATGCTGAACCTGCCTCACCCGACTCGCTCTGCTCCCACACTGCTCAGCCCGGGCATGATGGAAAACCTCTTCCATGAGATGGGCCACGCCATGCACTCCATGCTGGGACGCACCCGCTACCAACATGTGACGG GAACACGGTGTGTCACTGATTTTGCAGAGGTTCCTTCTATTCTAATGGAATATTTTGCTGCGGACTATCGTGTGATCAGTCAGTTCGCTCGCCACTATCAGACTGGACAG CCTTTGCCTCAAAGCATGGTGGCCCGTCTTTGCGAGTCCAAGAAGGTCTGTGGTGCGGCTGACACTCAACTTCAG GTTTTCTATGCAATCATGGATCAAGTTTATCATGGAAAACCCCAGAATCGATCAACTACAGACATCATGATAGACATGCAGAAGAAGTATTACGGCCTGCCATATGTCACCAATACA GCCTGGCAGCTGAGGTTCAGTCATCTCGTCGGCTACGGGGCGAAGTACTACTCGTACCTGATGTCACGAGCAGTGGCCTCCATGGTGTGGAAGCAGTGTTTCTATAAAGATCCCCTCAACAG GGAAACCGGAGAGCGTTACCGCAGAGAGATGCTGGCTCATGGGGGAGGGAAGGAGCCCATGCTGATGGTGGAAG